The Clostridium sporogenes region CGTATTATAATCTGATAAAAATTCTTCTCCCCATACACTATCATATATCTGAACTTTGGTAAATACTCTGTTTGGATTTTCAAAAAAAAGCTTAAGAATTTTCATTTCCTTTGCAGTAAGAGTAAGTTCCTTTCCTCCTTTTGTAACTATATATTTATTCATATTAAATTTTACATTACCATAATGATATATTTTATCTTCATTGTTAGCGCTAGTTTCATTATAGTAAATAGCTCTTCTTATATTGGATTTAACTCTTGCTATAAGCTCTGGTATTGAAAATGGTTTTACGATATAGTCATCTGCTCCCATACCAAGCCCTATTATTTTATCACTGTCTTCTCCCTTTGCAGAAAGTATTATAATAGGCACTTTGCTTTTTTCTCTAATCCTTCTCATTGCCTCAATACCATCCATAACCGGCATCATAACATCCATAATTACCATATGATACCCTTCACCTTGGAATTTTTCCACAGCTTCAAGTCCATGAAAAGCTTGTCCTGCATCATATCCTTCCTTTATTAAGGATTCTTTTATCATATTATTTATATTAACATCATCTTCTACAATTAATATATTTAGTTTTTCCATAATATCACTTTGTATAATAAGTCTATATTAAAATT contains the following coding sequences:
- a CDS encoding response regulator transcription factor, translated to MEKLNILIVEDDVNINNMIKESLIKEGYDAGQAFHGLEAVEKFQGEGYHMVIMDVMMPVMDGIEAMRRIREKSKVPIIILSAKGEDSDKIIGLGMGADDYIVKPFSIPELIARVKSNIRRAIYYNETSANNEDKIYHYGNVKFNMNKYIVTKGGKELTLTAKEMKILKLFFENPNRVFTKVQIYDSVWGEEFLSDYNTVTVHMRRLRSKIEDDPNDHKLIETVWGIGYKLTGDRK